From a single Buchnera aphidicola (Aphis craccivora) genomic region:
- the tsf gene encoding translation elongation factor Ts, which yields MTDITAELVKQLRLRTGVGLMECKRALTEENGDIELSIDNLRKSGKMQAFKKLKNTTNQGLIFAKIKNNFGVIIELNCQTDFVAKDSLFVSLGNEIILTALSKKIKNILDIKNYFESKITELIVKFGENIKINRFGVIENENLHSYIHAGRIGVLVSAHNLNESVLKNIAMHIAASKPEYINPNEVPKSVFEREYNIQLQLVKNYKKPANILKKIVDGRMNKFVNNISLIGQNFIIDPSQTVGQVLKENNGSIISFIRFEIGENITNNISV from the coding sequence ATGACTGATATTACTGCTGAATTGGTTAAACAATTAAGATTACGTACAGGTGTTGGGCTTATGGAATGTAAGCGAGCTTTAACAGAAGAAAATGGAGATATTGAATTATCAATTGATAATCTAAGAAAATCAGGAAAAATGCAAGCTTTTAAAAAGCTAAAAAATACTACAAATCAAGGTTTAATATTTGCAAAAATTAAAAATAATTTTGGAGTTATAATTGAGTTAAATTGTCAAACTGATTTTGTAGCAAAAGATAGTTTATTTGTTTCTTTAGGAAATGAAATAATTTTAACAGCATTGTCTAAGAAAATAAAAAACATTCTTGATATAAAAAATTATTTTGAATCAAAAATAACAGAATTAATTGTTAAATTTGGTGAAAATATTAAAATTAATCGATTTGGAGTTATTGAGAATGAGAATTTACACTCCTATATACACGCTGGTCGTATTGGAGTTTTAGTTAGTGCTCATAATTTAAATGAAAGTGTATTAAAAAACATTGCTATGCATATAGCAGCTAGCAAACCTGAATATATAAATCCTAATGAAGTACCTAAATCTGTTTTTGAAAGAGAGTATAATATTCAATTGCAATTAGTAAAAAATTATAAAAAACCTGCTAATATATTAAAAAAAATAGTAGATGGTCGAATGAATAAATTTGTTAACAATATTTCTCTAATTGGTCAAAATTTTATAATTGACCCAAGTCAAACAGTGGGTCAAGTATTAAAAGAGAATAATGGCAGTATTATATCATTTATCAGATTTGAAATTGGAGAAAATATAACTAATAATATAAGTGTTTAA
- the ispC gene encoding 1-deoxy-D-xylulose-5-phosphate reductoisomerase — translation MKKITILGSTGSIGINTISIIKKHPDLFKIVALVANKNFSTMLEQCVFFSPDWVAMKNEKSANILRTKLKEKKIKTQVLSGTKEICALASLKENDYVVSAIVGMAGLLPTLSAICAGKTILLANKESLIACGCVFMKALSYNRARIIPIDSEHNAIFQVLPRFLQKNLGKVSLKENGVKSIILTGSGGPLYHLKKEDLPFVTPKQTCTHPNWSMGKKISVDSATMINKGLEYIEARWLFNASDNEIDILIHPQSIIHSMVEYVDGSVLAQLSVPDMKVAISYAMAFPKRIVSGSNFLNFKKLKCLNFFEPNFAQFPCLKLAIDAFASGQSAMTVLNAANEVSVSAFLNSKIRFDKISEINSDMLISSDFLEPTSIEEILEIDKKTRIKTKKKISSLIY, via the coding sequence ATGAAAAAAATAACAATTTTAGGATCAACTGGTTCAATTGGTATCAATACAATATCTATCATTAAAAAACATCCTGATTTATTTAAAATAGTTGCATTGGTTGCAAATAAAAATTTTTCTACTATGTTAGAGCAATGTGTATTTTTCTCACCTGATTGGGTGGCTATGAAAAATGAAAAATCTGCAAATATACTTAGAACAAAGTTAAAAGAAAAAAAAATTAAAACACAGGTTTTGTCAGGAACTAAAGAAATTTGTGCGCTAGCTTCTTTAAAAGAAAATGATTATGTAGTATCTGCCATTGTTGGAATGGCAGGTTTATTACCTACTTTATCTGCTATATGCGCTGGAAAAACAATTTTATTAGCTAACAAAGAATCTCTAATTGCTTGTGGTTGTGTGTTTATGAAAGCTTTATCTTACAATCGTGCTAGGATAATTCCTATCGATAGTGAACACAATGCTATTTTTCAAGTTTTACCTCGATTTTTGCAAAAAAATTTAGGAAAAGTTAGTTTAAAAGAAAATGGAGTTAAATCTATTATCTTAACTGGTTCAGGAGGTCCATTATATCATCTTAAAAAAGAAGATTTGCCTTTTGTGACGCCTAAGCAAACATGTACTCATCCAAATTGGTCAATGGGAAAAAAAATATCAGTAGATTCAGCAACAATGATAAATAAAGGTTTAGAATATATTGAAGCTAGATGGTTATTTAATGCTTCAGATAATGAAATTGATATCTTAATTCATCCTCAATCAATTATTCATTCTATGGTAGAATATGTTGACGGTTCAGTATTAGCTCAACTTTCAGTTCCAGATATGAAAGTTGCTATTTCATATGCGATGGCATTTCCTAAGCGTATTGTTTCTGGATCTAATTTTTTGAACTTTAAAAAATTAAAGTGCTTAAATTTTTTTGAACCAAATTTTGCGCAATTTCCATGTTTAAAATTAGCAATTGATGCTTTTGCTTCTGGTCAATCAGCAATGACGGTTTTAAATGCTGCTAATGAAGTTTCCGTATCTGCTTTTTTAAATTCAAAAATTAGATTTGATAAAATTTCTGAAATAAATAGTGATATGTTAATATCTTCTGATTTTTTAGAACCTACTTCTATTGAAGAAATTTTAGAAATTGATAAAAAAACTAGAATAAAAACGAAAAAAAAAATATCATCTTTAATTTATTAA
- the frr gene encoding ribosome recycling factor → MINQLYIKIKKKMEVCIKNFQIQVNNIKTGRASPELLNSVYVEYFGSKIPLRQISNIIVEDYHTLRINVFDSSNTSLINKAILNSNFDLNPIVHGKDIIVPIPSLTEERRKHLIKIIKSNAENTRIYIRNIRRDANEKIKVYLKNKIIGEDQERSSQNKIQKMTDEYIKQVEIILTLKEKELMKF, encoded by the coding sequence GTGATCAATCAGCTTTATATTAAAATCAAGAAAAAAATGGAAGTTTGTATTAAAAATTTTCAAATTCAAGTAAATAATATTAAAACTGGAAGAGCATCTCCAGAACTACTTAATAGTGTATACGTTGAATATTTTGGCTCTAAAATACCACTTCGACAAATATCTAATATAATAGTGGAAGATTATCATACTCTTAGAATCAATGTATTTGACAGTTCTAATACATCTTTAATTAATAAAGCTATTTTGAATTCAAATTTTGATTTAAATCCAATTGTGCATGGAAAAGATATTATTGTGCCAATACCTAGTCTAACAGAAGAAAGAAGAAAACATCTTATTAAAATTATTAAAAGTAATGCAGAAAACACTCGTATTTACATACGAAACATTCGAAGAGATGCTAACGAAAAAATTAAAGTTTATTTAAAAAATAAGATTATTGGAGAAGATCAAGAACGTAGTTCACAAAATAAAATTCAAAAAATGACAGATGAGTATATTAAGCAAGTAGAAATCATTTTAACTTTAAAAGAAAAAGAACTCATGAAATTTTAA
- the uppS gene encoding polyprenyl diphosphate synthase, translating into MLYQYTPLKKKLKKNTPRHVAIIMDGNGRWAKKRNEIRAFGHQAGLKAVKKTVKFAIQNKIEVLTLYTFSSENWQRPKFEVASLLKLFLFALKNEVKNLNKYNICLKVIGDLTVFNEELQSYIYNVEKITLNNSGLILNIAANYGGRWDILEGVKKIVNAVQNRYLDINKIKETIFSQYLCTHGLLPVDLVIRTGGEKRISNFLLWQIAYSELYFTDVLWPDFNKFIFQDAINCFSSRERRFGRIIKD; encoded by the coding sequence ATGTTATATCAATATACACCACTTAAAAAAAAATTAAAAAAAAATACACCTCGTCATGTTGCTATAATTATGGATGGAAATGGGAGGTGGGCAAAAAAAAGAAACGAAATACGTGCTTTTGGTCATCAAGCAGGTTTAAAAGCAGTTAAGAAGACAGTTAAATTTGCTATTCAAAATAAAATAGAAGTATTAACATTATATACTTTTAGTAGTGAAAATTGGCAGCGTCCGAAATTTGAAGTAGCATCTTTACTTAAATTATTTTTATTTGCATTAAAAAATGAAGTTAAAAATTTAAATAAATATAATATTTGTCTTAAAGTCATAGGTGATTTAACTGTATTCAATGAAGAGTTACAATCTTATATTTATAATGTAGAAAAAATTACTTTAAATAATAGTGGATTAATTTTAAACATTGCTGCAAATTATGGTGGAAGATGGGATATACTAGAAGGTGTAAAAAAAATTGTTAATGCGGTTCAAAATAGATATTTAGATATAAATAAAATTAAAGAAACAATATTTTCTCAATATTTGTGCACTCATGGTTTATTGCCAGTAGATTTAGTAATTAGAACTGGAGGCGAAAAAAGAATTAGTAACTTTTTATTGTGGCAAATAGCATATTCTGAATTATATTTTACTGATGTTTTATGGCCTGATTTTAATAAATTTATTTTCCAAGATGCAATTAATTGCTTTAGTTCTCGAGAACGTCGTTTTGGAAGAATTATTAAAGATTAA
- the pyrH gene encoding UMP kinase, with amino-acid sequence MSTNTKFIYPRILLKISGEVLQGVNKFGIDINSLKKIAKEIKLVLNLGVQVGLVIGSGNLFRGSTLSKIGINRIASDHIGILSTIINSLAMHDIMHYYSIRSYVMSAIPINGICEAYTYKRAIKLLSGNCVVIFAAGIGNPLFTTDSAACLRGIETQSDIILKGTKVDGVYSKDPKKYSHAIFYKKLTYKDVLKKELKVMDLSAFSLARDHNLPIRIFNINKPQSLYRIVTGYDEGTIITV; translated from the coding sequence ATGTCTACCAATACAAAATTTATATACCCCCGTATTTTACTAAAAATCAGTGGAGAAGTATTACAAGGAGTTAATAAATTTGGTATTGATATAAATTCTTTAAAAAAAATAGCAAAAGAAATAAAATTAGTATTAAACCTTGGTGTACAAGTAGGCTTGGTGATTGGAAGTGGAAATTTGTTTCGTGGTTCAACTTTATCTAAAATTGGTATAAATCGAATAGCATCTGATCATATTGGTATATTATCTACAATAATTAATAGCTTAGCAATGCATGATATAATGCATTATTACTCTATTCGCTCTTATGTAATGTCAGCTATACCAATAAATGGTATATGTGAAGCTTATACTTATAAGCGAGCGATTAAGCTTTTATCTGGTAATTGCGTAGTAATTTTCGCTGCTGGTATAGGAAATCCTTTATTTACAACTGATTCTGCAGCATGTTTACGTGGAATTGAAACGCAATCAGATATTATTTTAAAAGGAACAAAAGTTGATGGAGTATATTCGAAAGATCCAAAAAAGTATTCGCATGCAATTTTTTACAAAAAATTAACATATAAAGATGTACTTAAAAAAGAATTAAAAGTTATGGATTTATCTGCTTTTTCTTTAGCTAGAGATCATAATTTGCCTATTCGAATTTTTAACATTAATAAACCTCAATCTTTATATCGTATTGTTACAGGGTATGATGAAGGTACTATTATTACAGTATAA